In the Nitrospirota bacterium genome, AGGGCGCCGTCGCGCAGGCCCAGCCCAAGCACGCATACCAGAAGGGCGACCGGGTCCGCGTGATCGACGGGCCGTTCAGCAGCTTCATCGGGACGGTGGAAGATGTCAATCCGGCCCACGGCAGGCTTCGCGTGATGGTCAGCATCTTCGGACGTTCGACGCCGGTCGAACTCGAGTTTCTGCAGGTTGAGCGGGAAAAGGAAGCAAAGTAATACCACGGACAGTGCCAGAGAGAGCGATCCTCGGCAGCGAAAAATACTCACAGGAGTCCAGAGATGGCAAAAGAGATCACAGCAAAAATCAAGCTTCAGGTCCCGGCAGGTAAGGCCAATCCCGCGCCGCCGGTGGGCCCCGCATTGGGCCAGCACGGCGTTAATATCATGGAGTTCTGCAAGGCCTTCAACGCAAGGACCCAGAAGATGGGGGAAACGGTCATCCCCGTCATCATCAGCGTCTATTCCGACCGTTCTTTTACCTTCATCACGAAGACGCCTCCGGCCGCGGAGCTGCTCAAGAAGGCCGCCGGCATCGTCAAGGGTTCAGGCGTTCCGAACAAGGACAAGGTCGGCAAGGTGACCCGGGCGCAGATCAAGGAAATCGCGCAGACCAAGCTCCCGGACCTCAATGCCGCAAGCGTCGAGTCGGCCATGCGCATGATCGAAGGCTCGGCGAAGAGCATGGGGCTGGAGATTGTCGATTAATGAAGAATTAAGAATAAACAATGATTGAAGGTTGAAAAACCGCAATTTTCACTTTTATTTCTGTTCAGTTTGCGGGAGGCCGACAACGGCCGTTCGGACCGCGAGGAGGAATCATGGCAGGCAAGAAGTACAAGGCAGCGGCAGCACTGGTGGACCCGGCAAAGCTCTACAGCGTTGAGGAATCGATCGGTCTCGCCAAGAAGACCGCGCGGACCAAGTTCGACGAGACCGTCGATCTTGCGGTGCGGCTCGGGGTCGACCCGAAGCAGGCGGACCAGATGGTTCGGGGCACGGTCGTGCTTCCCCATGGAACCGGCAAGAAAGTGAAGATCCTGGTCTTCGCAAAGGGCGAAAAGGAAAAAGAGGCGAGGGACGCAGGAGCCGATTATACCGGAGCCGAGGACCTGGCGGACAAGATCCAGAAAGAAGGCTGGACTGATTTTGATGTCGTCGTCGCAACTCCCGACATCATGGGCCTCGTGGGCAGGCTGGGCAAGGTGCTCGGCCCCCGCGGTCTCATGCCGAATCCCAAGACGGGCACCGTTACGTTCGACATTGCCAGAGCGATCAAGGAGATCAGGGCCGGTAAGGTGGAATACCGGGTGGAGAAGGCTGGCATCATCCATGTGCCGGTCGGCAAGGCGTCCTTTGACGAGAACAAACTCGTGGACAACGCCAAGGCCGTGCTGGAGTCCATCCTGAAGGCGAAGCCATCATCGAGCAAGGGCAAATATCTCAGGAGCGCCACGGTCTCGACCACCATGGGACCGGGGGTCAAAATCGACCCGGCCCTTGTTGAAAAACTGGAGTAGATTCACTCTTTCTCACATAAAGGTCGGCCCCCCTTCGCGGGGTGCGGTCCGAGACAGCGGGCATCGGAGGAGACCGCGGATTCCTCCGGTTTAATCCTTCCCTGAAGGGCCTGCCGAGACCCGGGAAACAAAGAGAGATAAGTAGGTCCGTACGCTGCTTTCTTTCGGGAGCCCCGGGCTGGTCATCGGGATTCTTGAAAGAAAGGAGGAACGCGTTGAATAAGACCGAAAAAAAAGAGGCAATTGACGAATTGCATGAGAAGTTCTCCCGCGCGAAGACGGCGATCATCACCGGATACGCCGGGATCAACGTGGAGCAGATAACCGAGCTCCGCTCCAAGCTGCGTCAGTCCAAAGTGGAATACCGTGTGGTCAAGAACACGCTGGCCCGCAAGGCCGCGGAAGGCACGGGTCTCGCGCCGCTCAAGGACCATTTTGTCGGGCCCGTCGGCATTGCGCTCGGGTTTGATGACGTGGTCGCGCCGGCGAAGGTGTTGATCGAGTTCCGCAAGATCCAGGCAAAACTTGAAGTCAAGGTCGGCGTACTCGACGGAAAGCTGCTCAAGCAGGCTGATGTCATGGCGCTCGCCAGCCTGCCGTCGCTCAATGCGCTTCGCGGAAAGATCGTCGGCCTGCTCCAGGCGCCGGCATCGCGCATCGTTGGCGTGCTCGCAGCACCGGCCGGTCAGATCGCCAGGGTCATGAAGGCAAAGGCAGACAAGGGTTAAGTCTTACAGACGCACCTGCGACGCGGGTGCGAACTTTAAAAAGGTTATTCATTCAGGAGGATAAGGAACATGGCTGATTTAGCGAAACTGGTAGATGATCTGAGCGGCTTGACCGTTCTTGAAGCAGCAGAGCTGAGCAAGATGCTCGAAGAGAAGTGGGGCGTATCCGCGGCAGCGCCCGTGGCCGTTGCGGCCGCAGGAGCGCCGGCCGGCGCCGCAGCAGCGGAAGAAAAGACGGCATTCGACGTGGTCCTCGCGAGCGCAGGCGCACAGAAGATCAACGTGATCAAGGTCGTGCGCGAGCTCACCGGCCTCGGCCTGAAGGAAGCAAAAGACCTCGTGGAAGGCGCCCCGAAGCCGGTGAAGACCGGTGTGGCCAAGGAAGAAGCAGAGACCATGAAGAAGAAGCTCACCGAAGCGGGTGCGACGGTCGAGGTAAAATAAGAGCACATCCAGAGCTTCACCTGTCAAGTCCTTGCCCTCCGGAATCGGTCCGGAGGGCAGAGGACTTTTTGCGTTTATGGGTAGTCCCTGCAGGAAGGGCTGCCGAAGCATTTTTTGATTCGCGAAGTGCCGATGCATTCGCAAGGAAGATACGATACGAGGCCGGTCACTAGGAGCGGCAAAGGGGTGTGAACATGTCGAAAGAAAAAAGAGAACTGTCCCGGGTGAGGAAGGATTTCTCACGGATTCCCACCATCCTCGAGATTCCGGACCTGATTGAGATCCAGAAGCGGTCCTACGATCTGTTTCTCCAGAGGGAGCTCTCGTCGGACAAGCGCAAGGACATCGGGCTGCAGGCGGCATTCAAGAGCGTCTATCCCATTTACGACTTCAACGAGACCGCAATGGTCGACTACCTCGGGTACTCGCTCGGCGACCCGAAGTACACCCTCTGGGAATGCCTGCAGCGGGGAGCCACCTACGCCGCGCCGCTCAAGATCAAGACGCGCCTCGTGTTTTTCGAAAAGGATGAACAGACCGCCACGAAACGGGTCAAGGATATCAAGGAGCAGGAGGTCTATGTCGGCGATCTCCCGCTCATGACCGAGACCGGGACCTTTATCGTCAACGGAACGGAGCGCGTCGTGGTGAGCCAGCTGCACCGGTCTCCCGGCGCGTTCTTCACGCACGACAAGGGACGGACGCACGCGAGCGGCAAGATCCTGTACTCCGCCAGGATCATCCCGTACCGCGGTTCGTGGCTGGATTTCGAATTCGACGTGAAGGACATCGTCTACGTGCGGATCGACCGCCGCAGGAAGATCCCGGCGACGATCCTTCTCAAGTCGTTTGGCTATTCGAACGAGGATCTCCTCCGGATGTACTACCCCATCGAGGACATCAGGATCAAGAAGGAGGGATTCACGCGAGGCATCCATGCTGACGTGCTGGCCGGGCTCAAGGCGCCGAATACGATCACCGACAAAGCGACCCGCGAAGTGATCGTGAAGGAGGGAGCCAAGATCACGCGCGCCGCGATCAAGCGGATGGAGTCGGCGGGCATTACGGAGATACCTATACCCCGCGAGGAGCTGGTCGACCGCATCGTGCTCCGCGATGTCATCGACCCCGAGACCGGCGAAGTGCTCCTCCCGGCGAACGAGAAGATCACCGACGCGTTCCTGACCAAGGTCGCGGCCTCGAAGATAGAGAAGATGGAAGTGATCTACATGGACGGGATCCATGTCATTGCCGCGATCCGCGATACGCTGCTGGCCGACAAGGTTTCGTCCTCCGACGAGGCGCTGCTCGAGATCTACCGGAAGATGCGCCCCGGCGAACCGCCGACGATCGAGATGGCGCGGAACCTGTTCTCGGGCATGTTCTTCAATCCCAAGCGGTACGACCTTTCGTCCGTGGGCAGGCTCAAGCTGAACAAGAAGCTGAAGCTCGACATCCCCATCGAGAAGACGACGCTGACGGCCCAGGATGTGGTCGAGGTCATCCGGTACCTGGTGAACCTCAGGACCGGCAGGGGCGAAGTGGACGACATAGACCATCTCGGGAACCGCAGGGTGCGTTCCGTGGGAGAACTGCTCGAG is a window encoding:
- the rplA gene encoding 50S ribosomal protein L1; its protein translation is MAGKKYKAAAALVDPAKLYSVEESIGLAKKTARTKFDETVDLAVRLGVDPKQADQMVRGTVVLPHGTGKKVKILVFAKGEKEKEARDAGADYTGAEDLADKIQKEGWTDFDVVVATPDIMGLVGRLGKVLGPRGLMPNPKTGTVTFDIARAIKEIRAGKVEYRVEKAGIIHVPVGKASFDENKLVDNAKAVLESILKAKPSSSKGKYLRSATVSTTMGPGVKIDPALVEKLE
- the rplJ gene encoding 50S ribosomal protein L10, with protein sequence MNKTEKKEAIDELHEKFSRAKTAIITGYAGINVEQITELRSKLRQSKVEYRVVKNTLARKAAEGTGLAPLKDHFVGPVGIALGFDDVVAPAKVLIEFRKIQAKLEVKVGVLDGKLLKQADVMALASLPSLNALRGKIVGLLQAPASRIVGVLAAPAGQIARVMKAKADKG
- the rplL gene encoding 50S ribosomal protein L7/L12; this encodes MADLAKLVDDLSGLTVLEAAELSKMLEEKWGVSAAAPVAVAAAGAPAGAAAAEEKTAFDVVLASAGAQKINVIKVVRELTGLGLKEAKDLVEGAPKPVKTGVAKEEAETMKKKLTEAGATVEVK
- the rplK gene encoding 50S ribosomal protein L11; the protein is MAKEITAKIKLQVPAGKANPAPPVGPALGQHGVNIMEFCKAFNARTQKMGETVIPVIISVYSDRSFTFITKTPPAAELLKKAAGIVKGSGVPNKDKVGKVTRAQIKEIAQTKLPDLNAASVESAMRMIEGSAKSMGLEIVD